The DNA sequence TTGTCGTACTTTTTGGAGATTGTCCACCTTAAAGTAAAGAATCAGACCATTACCCGGCGTAATATTCCGGTTTAACATGGTGGGGTGTTCGTGTTCACCCCATTTATGCAGGCATAGCAGTACCTCGTTGTTCCCGGATTTCAAGACTGCAAATTCATCCCCTCCGTGAGCCCGGTGGCACCCGAATATAGTCTGATACCATTCTGCGCTGGCATTCACATCTTTTACGGCAATTATCGGATCAATTTTAATCATTTGCGGCATGGTATCAAATATAGGACAAAAGCCGCATTAGATATCCATCAGGAATTCCACCAGCACACGTCGGATGAAAATTGCCGTTTCAATAAACCAACTAATTGAACGAGTGAGTTTTGAAGATAGCTTTGTAGAACTCATCATTAGCCGGGTTCCTTACATAAAGCCTGGTCTTACCTTTCCCTTGAATATAGGCCGATAAGATGGTCCCGTTTTCAGCTTTTTCCTTGTGGATAACTGCCGGGTCGCCTTGGATAGTTAAACGTTCCAGGTAAATAGTATTTTCATCTTCGCTTATGTTGCCGGCATCGGACACATACGTGCCTTGATCGAAATGAATAGTCTTTTCTCCATCAGTGATGTAGCCCACATAACTGTCATATCCTTGTTCCTCTACCACATTCCACCCTGCAGGCGTTTTAATCGAAAAAAATTGCAGTTCCAGTTCATTGGATAACAAGAGCGTTTCGTCTTCTTTCTTACATCCCTGGAAAAGAACGATCAGTAAAGCAGTACAGGCGAAGGGAAGGAACTTTAGTGTAATCATGCTTACACGGATTAGTAATATATTTTAGCTGAAACGCTATATTTACCGTAAACGCTACATGCAACCCTGGCAACGCTTGCATGCAGCATAACCTTATACGCCAAACTTTAATGTATGATAATACGCTTTACTAGTTGTCCCCTTATTTTCCTTGCTTTATTGTTGGGTTTGCCTCATTCCGGGTACTGCCATTTGTTAAAAAGAAAATTTGCCGGCTCGGAACTAATCGTTCTCGATTTTTATGATCCGGGAAAACATACTGAAGTGTCCATCAGGAAGGCAAGAGAGGTTTATCCGCCGTTTCCCGGCACCCTTAATGTGAATACGGGAAGTCTGCCGCTGGAGGATGAGCTGGCAAATAAGGTATTTGCTATTTTTTTGGCTCACGAGATACGGGATCATGTGGAAAGAATTGCTTTTTTCAAGGAAATGGGCAGAATCCTGGCGCCATTTCACTGGGGATCGGTGTTTTCTGGACAGCACGGCTGATCGTTCAATTCTTTGGTTACTCACCACGGATATGGCGGGGAAAGCCTTTCGAAACGGTTATGCACGTTTTGTTTTCCGTCTTCTGGATTTATCTCAGTACGGTGTTTATTATAGTATATTTTGTATAGTATGAGCATCAAGTATATCTACGTTGCAGCATTTGTTTTCCTGTCCCAGGCGCTGTTGGCACAAATCCGCACCGCCGATTTGTACGGTACGTGGGTAGTCAGTAAGGTGACTTATAGAGACGGGAGCCCATTGCCAGATGAGCATATGCTGAAGTATATCTACCTCAAGTACAGCTTTTCGCGGCCACACAAGCTAAATACGTCGGAGGTCTACTTTGAGCAAGGGACTGGCAAGTTGTTTGAAATAAACGATCGGGCCCTGTTGATCAGGATGCCCGAAGGCGCTGTTATTAACAGCTATCATATCGTCGCGTTAAGAGATACGTTAATATTGCTGCAAAAAGGGATGAACGGTTTTGAAGACCCGGAAGCGTTGAAATTCTACTTTGTTCCTGAAGCGCTGTATCAGCGAAGTATCCCGCTGCAGGCAAGCGATATCTTTGCGATAAAAGGGCCGGATACCATTTACAGGCAGAGCCGAAAGATCTATGCAAGGTATAAAGGGCAAAGTTTCCAAAGTTATGTTTACGAGGGTATCAGCAAACAGATCGATATGGATGATCGTGTCGGGCATTTCATAGCTACCTTTACGGTGTCTAAAACGGGTTTAGCGGAAGATATAAAGATACTGGAGGGCATAGATGAGGAATACAATAGCAGATTCCTGAAAGTTTTTCATCAAGCGAAAAAAGACTGGGAACCTGCCGTACTCAATGGCCAGCCGGTTCCTGTTCAGATGTTTGTCGAAGTGACTTATTTAACTTTATATACTTCGCTACCCGCTGTAGTTTTCTCCCAAAAGGGAAATCAAGCTTATAATAATAAAAATTACGAGTTAGCCATTTATTGTTATGACAAGGCGCTTGATAATAAACCAACCGATATAGAAAACCTATACAAACGTGGCATATGCAAGCTGCTTTTGAATAATAAAGATGCTGCGTGTGACGATTGGAGGCGCGCAAAGGCATTGGGGAGTAGCCTTGCGGTAGATACAATGATTGAAAAGCATTGTCAATGAAAGCGCAGAGCCTTAATTCATCGTTTTGGTTTCCACACAACGCTATCCCGGATCATATTTTCTTTTTTAATCCTGTCCCAGTCGAACCGAATGGATATGCCCTCGATCTCCGGCAGAATGATCTTGCCATTGCTGACGGACGGTTGAACTTTAAAATAAGGGTCCATGGGTTTGAGGTAGGGGATCAGGTATTCGCACATGGCATCTTCTCCGAGCGTTGCGATGAGTTGGGCGTTCACATTCGGAAAGGAGCCGCAACTCAGCATGAGGCCATGGCTGGCGGCCAGGTAGCATACCGCTTTGAATTCGGCGATCGAAATCATGCTGTTTGCAACAGGCTGAAAGTGTCTGATTCCTGCGTTAAGCATTAAATGGAATGGATGTGCCAGTCTTTCTGATTCGCCAAAGGAGAGACACATGTTCGTGGTTTCGGTCAGGGCACTCATGCCTAATATATCAGCAGAGTGAATTGGTTCTTCAAGCCAATAAATATCAAGATCTGCGATTTGT is a window from the Anseongella ginsenosidimutans genome containing:
- a CDS encoding VOC family protein, which produces MIKIDPIIAVKDVNASAEWYQTIFGCHRAHGGDEFAVLKSGNNEVLLCLHKWGEHEHPTMLNRNITPGNGLILYFKVDNLQKVRQNAEALGHPVEADIHQNPNSMKMQFSLRDPDGYYLIITEYHDYA
- a CDS encoding class I SAM-dependent methyltransferase, coding for MLKRKFAGSELIVLDFYDPGKHTEVSIRKAREVYPPFPGTLNVNTGSLPLEDELANKVFAIFLAHEIRDHVERIAFFKEMGRILAPFHWGSVFSGQHG